In a genomic window of Penaeus chinensis breed Huanghai No. 1 chromosome 30, ASM1920278v2, whole genome shotgun sequence:
- the LOC125041493 gene encoding carbohydrate sulfotransferase 11-like produces MRPGFFPRGMSRLPRKLIITIVYMYCLLLVYRLQDAHQSASEERARIEGEWAARARSVREECAAARDSLPLTRLQKNALAAASVDAKLAAHYERLHLKGLLGALVYLPKRNFTWCIMPKVASTSWALALLQLEGYGEEDLHEAGEPPQVALRSLLRPVHPDQVNTTVQPSLKFLFVRHPLERVVSAYRNKLEDSYASHDGEYFYRTYSRSIVQRFRQRKKFKDLAHADTDGSPGDGEDDRREPTFEEFVDYLISTEVVDYDEHWKPMWLQCHVCDLEYDYIIKYEAFQEESEYFMRLLKERKHLPESFAIRWENKGGTDRDATLEYLSRISEHKLWLLYAKYQQDFNFFGYTMEGYTKSIPPELSIHTNNLH; encoded by the exons ATGAGACCAGGTTTTTTTCCCCGAGGCATGTCCAGGCTGCCCCGGAAACTGATCATAACAATCGTCTATATGTATTGTCTTCTGCTCGTATATCGCCTGCAAGACGCCCACCAG aGTGCGAGCGAAGAGCGGGCGCGGATTGAGGGCGAGTGGGCCGCCCGCGCCCGCAGTGTGCGCGAGGAGTGCGCCGCCGCCCGCGACTCACTCCCGCTGACAAGACTGCAGAAGAACGCCCTCGCCGCCGCCAGCGTCGATGCCAAGTTGGCCGCCCACTACGAGCGCCTTCACCTCAAGGGCCTCCTCGGCGCCCTGGTCTACCTGCCCAAGCGGAACTTCACCTGGTGCATCATGCCCAAG GTTGCCTCGACGTCCTGGGCGCTGGCTCTTCTGCAACTCGAGGGTTACGGCGAGGAGGACCTGCATGAGGCCGGCGAACCACCACAGGTCGCCCTTCGGAGTCTGCTCAG GCCCGTCCATCCCGACCAAGTGAACACGACCGTGCAGCCGTCTCTCAAGTTCCTCTTCGTCCGGCATCCGCTCGAGCGCGTCGTCTCCGCCTACAGGAACAAGCTCGAGGACTCTTACGCATCCCACGACGGAGAGTACTTCTACAGAACCTACAGCAGGAGCATCGTACAGAGGTTCCGACAGAGGAAGAAGTTCAAAGACCTTGCTCACGCGGACACCGACGGCAGCCCTGGTGACGGCGAGGACGACCGGAGGGAGCCGACGTTCGAGGAGTTCGTGGACTACCTCATCAGCACGGAGGTGGTGGACTACGACGAGCACTGGAAGCCCATGTGGCTGCAGTGCCACGTGTGCGACCTCGAGTACGACTACATCATCAAATACGAAGCCTTCCAGGAGGAGAGCGAGTACTTCATGCGCCTCCTGAAGGAGAGGAAACACCTGCCCGAAAGCTTTGCCATCCGCTGGGAGAACAAGGGCGGCACCGACAGGGACGCGACGCTCGAGTACCTGAGCAGGATTAGCGAGCACAAACTTTGGCTGTTGTACGCGAAATATCAACAGGATTTCAACTTTTTCGGTTACACGATGGAGGGCTACACCAAATCGATCCCTCCTGAACTTTCCATTCACACGAACAATTTGCATTAG